Proteins from a genomic interval of Nitrospira sp.:
- a CDS encoding ThiF family adenylyltransferase, translated as MSLARYDDYVAYTRQHFEEGLIRRGFLETQAGWRGAIAHDNGATEVLITLPDRFPFHPPSVMPIDHDAVPWSWHREVSGALCLVAEDDHAGLWWTEVTTFLNQVHAWFDQAHAGWREDRPDLDLDRYFHQSDDTRLYLYNDLAPYSKGFIRFRPARNNTMHIGRGTAPSKPAKGSKHRFGYVANIGDVEVPPRTWADIAERIDPNINLDRRIRRREVTVVMLMYRRGSHQGIIALEVWPATDGGIAARRLRSAADTDAARSARAGLLAPELRRHHVAVVGVGALGSFVADMLARSGVRHLTLVDHDIVEPGNVVRHLVGPDTVGLPKVEAVRRHIAARGQLQGGDIAVINNALASGDSAAELMQGHSLLINATADFATTALLHLTAEAFNTHILSAALQNDGATYRIDVLPALGGADPLPPSDTGEASAHQHLFESGCGSPISPTPPHAVIEAAAATVRHAVGLLVDRPLHPSGEVHHYTLDERTQQ; from the coding sequence GTGAGCCTCGCCAGATACGACGACTACGTCGCTTACACCCGACAGCACTTCGAGGAAGGGCTCATACGTCGCGGCTTCCTCGAAACACAAGCAGGATGGCGAGGCGCCATCGCGCACGACAACGGCGCCACCGAGGTTCTCATCACGCTGCCGGACCGATTCCCATTTCACCCGCCCTCAGTGATGCCTATCGATCATGATGCAGTGCCCTGGTCCTGGCATCGCGAGGTGAGCGGAGCGCTGTGTCTGGTGGCCGAGGACGACCACGCTGGACTGTGGTGGACCGAAGTGACCACGTTCCTGAACCAAGTCCACGCATGGTTCGACCAAGCCCACGCCGGCTGGCGCGAAGACCGCCCCGACCTCGACCTCGACAGGTACTTCCACCAGTCCGACGACACCCGCCTCTACCTCTACAACGACCTCGCGCCATACAGCAAAGGATTCATTCGCTTCCGCCCGGCGAGGAACAACACCATGCACATCGGGCGAGGGACAGCACCGTCGAAGCCTGCAAAAGGAAGTAAGCACCGTTTCGGCTACGTCGCGAACATCGGAGACGTCGAAGTGCCGCCGAGAACATGGGCGGACATCGCTGAGCGGATCGACCCGAACATCAACCTAGACAGGCGGATTCGGCGCCGCGAAGTCACCGTGGTGATGCTGATGTATCGACGCGGCTCCCACCAGGGCATCATCGCGCTGGAGGTGTGGCCCGCAACAGACGGCGGCATCGCCGCCAGGCGCCTGCGTTCCGCGGCCGACACCGACGCTGCCCGCTCCGCAAGGGCCGGCCTGCTAGCCCCCGAACTCCGCCGACATCACGTCGCGGTCGTCGGCGTAGGCGCCTTGGGGTCGTTTGTCGCAGACATGCTGGCCCGTTCGGGCGTGCGCCACCTCACCCTCGTTGACCACGACATCGTCGAGCCGGGAAACGTCGTCCGTCACCTCGTCGGCCCCGACACAGTGGGCCTGCCGAAGGTCGAAGCGGTCAGACGCCACATCGCCGCCCGCGGCCAACTGCAAGGCGGTGACATCGCGGTCATCAACAACGCACTGGCCTCTGGCGACTCCGCCGCGGAGCTCATGCAAGGCCACAGTCTCCTAATCAACGCCACCGCGGATTTCGCCACCACAGCGCTGCTACACCTCACCGCCGAGGCATTCAACACGCATATCCTCTCGGCGGCACTGCAGAACGACGGCGCGACATATCGTATCGATGTGCTGCCTGCGCTCGGCGGCGCCGACCCGTTACCGCCCTCAGATACCGGCGAAGCCAGCGCGCACCAACATCTGTTCGAATCCGGATGCGGCAGCCCCATCTCGCCGACACCACCTCATGCGGTCATCGAAGCTGCCGCAGCGACAGTCCGGCACGCCGTCGGCTTGCTCGTCGACAGGCCGCTGCACCCGTCAGGAGAAGTCCACCACTACACGCTCGACGAGAGGACGCAGCAGTGA